Genomic DNA from uncultured Desulfuromusa sp.:
ATCAGAGCCAGCACCCGTTTGAAGACCTGATCATCAAGATTGATGGCCAAGTTCGCTCCAACCCAACTCCCCAGTAACGCAGGTGGTGTACACAGTAATGCCAGCTGCAGCGGAAGCATCCCACGTCTGCTGAAACCACGAATAGCAAAGATATTCTGACAAAATATGGCAATCCGGTTGGTGCCGTTAGCAACCGATCCAGGCAAACCCATAAAAATCAGCAGAGGCAAGGTCAAAAGTGATCCTCCCCCAGCCAAGGTGTTGAGAATTCCAGCGATCACGCCGACAACAAGTAGCAACGGAAGCTGCCAGATATATGCATCCATTAATTATAAACTCCAATGATGCTGCGGATAACCTCCCCCGCCATTGTCAGACCAAACAAGGGAGGAAGATATGATGAACTGCCAAGGGTCGGTTTTCGGTCTCCGGCATCAGGCCCGGTCAGAGGGCGAAACTCTTCGGTGGAATACACGGCTTTGATGCCCTGTTCAATGCCCTGTTTCCGAAGCTCTTTACGAATAGTTCTTGCTAATCGACATTTTGTTGTCAGCGAGATATCGTCAACTCTGATCAGAGTTGGATCAAGCTTATTTGCCGCCCCCATCGAAGAGATAATCGGCAGCATGCGTTTACAACAAGATTGGATCAAATGCAACTTGTCGTTAATATTATCGATGCAGTCAAGCACATAGTCAAACTGCGACAAAAGCAATTCATCACTTGTCTCACTTCGATAAGCCATCTGCTTTGCAACGACGTTAACCCGTGGACTGATGGCCCGACAACGCTCTGCCATAACCTCGACTTTTGACCGTCCGACGGTTGTTTCCAAAGCATGAATCTGTCGATTGATATT
This window encodes:
- a CDS encoding tRNA threonylcarbamoyladenosine dehydratase, with product MGNDRFNRIQLLVGADALERLQKSSVAVFGIGGVGGYAVEALVRGGVGQLTLVDFDNVCATNINRQIHALETTVGRSKVEVMAERCRAISPRVNVVAKQMAYRSETSDELLLSQFDYVLDCIDNINDKLHLIQSCCKRMLPIISSMGAANKLDPTLIRVDDISLTTKCRLARTIRKELRKQGIEQGIKAVYSTEEFRPLTGPDAGDRKPTLGSSSYLPPLFGLTMAGEVIRSIIGVYN